Proteins from a single region of Drosophila biarmipes strain raj3 chromosome 3R, RU_DBia_V1.1, whole genome shotgun sequence:
- the LOC108031271 gene encoding keratin-associated protein 19-2 gives MRSAILFGLIVCLAFSLALCLEEPENQSNDLSAVERDIGRAVESQVRAKRQLGFGGPFGGFGPLGGFGGPIGFGGPFGGYGGYGGYGGYGYGGYGYGGYGGYGGFGHRRHLGFFG, from the coding sequence ATGCGTTCTGCGATTTTGTTTGGCCTGATTGTGTGCCTGGCTTTTAGCCTGGCTTTGTGCCTGGAGGAGCCTGAAAACCAATCCAACGATCTTTCGGCCGTGGAAAGGGATATTGGCCGGGCTGTGGAGTCCCAGGTGCGAGCCAAGCGTCAGTTGGGCTTCGGAGGTCCCTTTGGAGGATTTGGGCCTCTCGGAGGATTTGGAGGACCCATTGGGTTCGGTGGTCCCTTCGGAGGCTATGGTGGCTACGGAGGATACGGCGGATACGGATACGGAGGCTATGGATACGGCGGCTACGGCGGCTACGGAGGATTTGGCCACCGACGTCACCTTGGTTTCTTTGGCTAA
- the LOC127011570 gene encoding uncharacterized protein LOC127011570 — protein sequence MWPKKEKYILHMIAPLRSLAAAHLQLYLQLHLHLHLQRTADLHPNLPFHVNSLTMPLAGDPQSSITLADPIELSPPLTKKALPHGISSCLELSICMPKLVWPRSQPQMTQCRPPRRAVNL from the exons ATGTGGCCGAAAAAAGAGAAGTACATTTTGCACATGATCGCGCCACTTCGATCGCTGGCAGCTGCACATTTGCAACTGTATCTGCAACTGCATCTtcatctgcatctgcagcGCACAGCGGATCTGCATCCGAATCTGCCATTTCATGTTAACTCGCTTACCATGCCTTTGGCCGGGGATCCTCAGTCGAGCATAACACTGGCAGACCCCATTGAGTTGTCTCCGCCACTTACGAAAAAGGCTCTGCCACATGGTATCTCAAGTTGTCTGGAGCTGTCGATTTGCATGCCGAAACTAGTTTGGCCAAG AAGTCAACCTCAAATGACACAATGCCGTCCCCCACGAAGAGCTGTAAATTTGTGA